One Rissa tridactyla isolate bRisTri1 chromosome 1, bRisTri1.patW.cur.20221130, whole genome shotgun sequence DNA segment encodes these proteins:
- the LOC128909080 gene encoding protein SCO2 homolog, mitochondrial: MFPARCLTHGLTHGATYGVTHSLTHALPHGMTNRLTHAATHRLTHGVTHSATHRLPHSLTHYLPHSMTHGQPLCLPQGMTHSQPRRLTHSLTHRLPHGMTHGQPLPLPHSLPPHMPPRQRLHGGGRPGQGLPLWQRLGVAALVAGAAGGLWLWLRAEKGRQRQARRRAELRALALGQGDFQLRDQEGRPRCKADFRGQWVLLYFGFTHCPDVCPEELGKLSHAVELLEREPGLPPLQPLFITVDPERDDAAAMGRYLRDFHPRLLGLTGTPEEVRAAGSAYRVYASAGPRDEDGDYIVDHTILIYLLGPDGLFLDCYGRSKSAQDIARSVRRHMDTYEPLPDDDKQRK, encoded by the coding sequence atgtTCCCCGCCCGCTGCCTGACCCACGGACTGACCCACGGAGCAACCTATGGAGTGACCCACAGCCTGACCCACGCCCTGCCCCATGGCATGACCAACCGCCTGACCCATGCAGCGACCCACAGACTGACCCATGGAGTGACCCACAGCGCGACCCATCGCTTGCCCCACAGCCTGACCCATTACTTGCCCCACAGCATGACCCATGgccagcccctctgcctgccccagggcaTGACCCACAGCCAGCCCCGCCGCCTGACCCACAGCCTGACCCATCGCCTGCCCCACGGCATGACCCATGGCCagccgctccccctgccccacagccttcCTCCCCACATGCCCCCGCGGCAGAGGCTGCATGGCGGGGGCCGTCCGGGTCAGGGGCTGCCACTGTGGCAGCGCCTGGGGGTGGCGGCGCTggtggcgggggcggcgggggggctgtggctgtggctgcgGGCGGAGAAGGGACGGCAGcggcaggcgcggcggcgggcggagctgCGGGcgctggccctgggccagggcgaCTTCCAGCTGCGGGACCAGGAGGGGCGGCCACGGTGCAAAGCCGACTTCCGCGGGCAGTGGGTGCTGCTCTACTTCGGCTTCACCCACTGCCCCGACGTCTGCCCCGAGGAGCTGGGCAAGCTGAGCCACGccgtggagctgctggagcgggagcccggccttcctcccctccagcccctcttcATCACCGTGGACCCTGAGCGGGATGATGCGGCGGCCATGGGGCGCTACCTGCGTGACTTCCATCCGCGGCTGCTGGGGCTGACGGGCACCCCCGAGGAGGTGCGGGCGGCCGGCAGCGCCTACCGCGTCTACGCCAGCGCGGGGCCGCGGGATGAGGACGGGGACTACATCGTGGACCACACCATCCTCATCTACCTGCTGGGCCCCGACGGGCTCTTCCTTGACTGCTACGGCCGCAGCAAGAGCGCCCAGGACATCGCCCGCAGCGTGCGCCGCCACATGGACACCTACGAGCCCCTGCCCGACGACgacaaacaaaggaaataa
- the TYMP gene encoding LOW QUALITY PROTEIN: thymidine phosphorylase (The sequence of the model RefSeq protein was modified relative to this genomic sequence to represent the inferred CDS: deleted 2 bases in 2 codons): protein MAAQTSLPTLIRKKRDGERLEEEEIQSFVRGVTDGSAQQGQIGAMLMAIRLRGMDAGETLALTRAMAGSGRALAWPPAWRGRLVDKHSTGGVGDKVSLALAPALAACGCKVPMISGRGLGHTGGTLDKLEAIPGFRVTQSPEEMQSILERVGCCIVGQSEELAPADRVLYSLRDVTATVDSLPLITASILSKKATEQLSALVLDVKFGSAALYPTLESARELARSLVEVGEQLGIRTAAVLSRMDEPLGRCVGNSLEVLEALECLDGGGPPDLRELVTTLGGLLLWQCGLAGDAEQGRARLGVALDDGSALGAFEAMLGAQGVPPATAHRLCTGTPPQRRQVLGQAQVCEELPAPGEGWVQAVEALPLARVLHELGAGRARAGDPLNPQVGAELLVGTGEHLQEGQPWLRLHHEGALGAEGRRALQAALRLGPAPPPPAPPRLAQAILPPAATGSPP, encoded by the exons ATGGCCGCCCAGACCTCCCTCCCGACCCTCATCAGGAAGAAGCGGGAT GGCgagcggctggaggaggaggagatccaGAGCTTCGTGCGCGGCGTGACGGACGGCAGCGCGCAGCAGGGCCAGATCG GCGCCATGCTGATGGCCATCCGTCTGCGGGGCATGGACGCGGGGGAGACGCTGGCGCTGACGCGGGCCATGGCGGGCTCGGGGCGGGCACTGGCCTGGCCCCCCGCCTGGCGCGGGCGGCTGGTGGACAAGCACTCCACCGGTGGCGTCGGGGACAAGGtcagcctggccctggcccctgccctggctgcctgcGGATGCAAG GTGCCCATGATCAGCGGCCGGGGGCTGGGCCACACCGGGGGCACACTGGACAAGCTGGAGGCCATCCCCGGCTTCCGCGTCACCCAGAGCCCCGAGGAG ATGCAGAGCATCCTGGAGCGGGTGGGCTGCTGCATCGTGGGGCAGAGCGAGGAGCTGGCGCCGGCTGACCGGGTGCTGTACAGCCTGCGGGACGTCACCGCCACCGTCGACAGCCTGCCCCTCATCACGG CCTCCATCCTCAGCAAGAAGGCCACGGAGCAGCTCTCGGCGCTGGTGCTGGACGTCAAGTTCGGGAGCGCGGCCCTGTACCCCACGCTGGAGAGCGCGCGGGAGCTGGCACGCAGCCTG GTGGAGGTGGGCGAGCAGCTGGGCATCCGCACAGCGGCCGTGCTGAGCCGCATGGACGAGCCGCTGGGCCGCTGCGTGGGCAACtcgctggaggtgctggaggcccTGGAATGCCTGGACGGGGGGGGCCCCCCCGACCTGCGGGAGCTGGTCACCACCCTGG gggggctgctgctgtggcagtgcGGGCTGGCGGGGGACGCAGAGCAGGGCCGCGCGCGGCTGGGGGTGGCGCTGGACGACGGCTCGGCCCTTGGCGCCTTTGAGGCCATGCTGGGGGCGCAGGGAgtgccccccgccaccgcccaTCGCCTCtgcactgggacc cccccccagcgccgccAGGTCCTGGGGCAGGCCCAGGTCTGCGAGGAGCTGCCCGCGCCCGGGGAAG GCTGGGTGCAGGCCGTGGAGGCGCTGCCGCTGGCCCGTGTCCTGCACGAGCTGGGGGCCGGTCGGGCACGGGCCGGGGACCCCCTGAACCCGCAGGTGGGCGCCGAGCTGCTGGTGGGCACCGGGGAGCACCTGCAGGAAG gccAGCCCTGGCTGCGGCTGCACCACGAGGGCGCGCTgggcgcggaggggcggcgggCCCTGCAGGCCGCGCTGCGCCtgggccccgcgccgccgccccccgcccccccgcgcctgGCCCAGGCCATcctgccccccgccgccaccgggagCCCCCCCTGA